From Lactobacillus sp. PV012:
AGGTCGCGAAGGTTTGCTTTCTATGTTACTTTCTGTATTACAAGCACCTGTTCGCAACGTGGCATATGCTGTTAAGGCTGTTGCTGATTCTAAGGACGAATAAGATAAATAGTCAAAAAATTAATTTATATTACGGAGGAAACTTATAATGGCTTTAGATACTGATAAGATTATTGAAGCTTTAAAAGATGCATCAATCCTTGAATTGAACGATTTAGTAAAAGCTATCGAAGATGAATTTGGCGTTTCAGCTGCTGCTCCAGTTGCAGCTGCAGGTGCTGCTGGTGGTGACGCTGGTAAGACTGAATTTGACGTTGAATTAACTGACGTTGGTCAAGAAAAAGTTAAGGTTATCAAGGTTGTACGTGACATCACTGGTCTTGGCCTTAAGGATTCTAAAGATCTTGTTGATGGTGCACCTAAGAACGTTAAGGAAGCTGTTTCTGAAGACGAAGCTAACGACATCAAGGCTAAGCTTGAAGAAGTTGGTGCTACTGTTACTGTTAAGTAATAGTCTCATTTATAAGATAAGCTCTTTGCCATTTGCAGAGAGCTTATTTTTTTATAAATTTAGAAAGTTGTAAAATGAAAAATACGAAAATAAAATTTAGTTTGTCCCGAAAAAATATTTATAACTGGGTAATAGCTTTTATTGCGATATTTTCCATTTTACTAATCGTATTAGATTATGCAGCGGTCATTAACTTAAATACGACGCATAGTAAATGGTTCTGGATAAATAATGCTTTATTAGCTATATTGGCAGTTGATTATTTTTGGCAGCTGTTTAGGTCAAAGAATAAAAAAGAGTATGTAAAAAATAATATTTTTGAATTACTCTCTATTTTACCAATTAGTTTAGTGTTTATCTGGATAATAATGACAGAAGTTGGTTTTTTAATTCCAATTAGATTTTTGCGTCTAATTCGGTTAACTGGATTGATGGGAAGATTAAGAAAAATTTTTCATAATTCTGGTTTTTTATATGTGATTTACTTTTCACTGACTTTTTTACTGCTTGGTTCAATTGGAATTGCTCTTACAGAACATGTTTCTTTAGATGAGGCTTTTTGGTGGGCAATTTCAACAGCTTCTACAGTTGGCTACAGTGATGTTTCTTCTAAGAGTTTAGTTGCTCATACCTTAATTGGAAAATTTGTGACTTTAGTAATGATATTTTTAGGGATTGGAGTGATGGGAATCTTAACTTCAACTCTAACTACATACTTAGTAAAAAGGGATTCAAATAAAGAACTCTTATCAGATGATGATAGTATACGCTTGATTTTAAAAAAATTGGAAAACTTAGAACAGCAAAACGAAAATCTAGTTCGACAAAATCAAGAGATCCAGCAGGAACTTAATAATTTGAAGTCTGCACAGAATAAAGGTCCAGAAGGAATTGAAAAATTAGAAAAATGGTTTAAACATAGAAATCCAAAAAAATAAGATGGTTCGTGAGAACCATCTTTTTAATATAGTTTAAAGTATAAGTGTAAAATAATCCCAAAAATAAAGTAAAGCACGGATAAGCCAATAACTACCCAACCAGCAGTAATCCAAAATCTTGCCCAGGTTTGCTTACTAGTCTCTAATTCTTGACCAAATACTTTTGATTTTCCTTTAATGTTAAAGCCGATAATTAAAGCAATTATTCCAATAACTACAAGAACGATAAAAATTGGAAATGAAATATCCATAAAATTTCCCTTCTTACTAATTGTGATTGTTCAGTATAAACTGTTTCTTAGTTATTATACCATTTATTTCTATTAATTTATTTAATCCACATTTTGAAAAAAGAATAGTAAAATGTTAAATGAAAAGTAGAAAAGAGGACAAGTAATGGCTGAAAAAAATCAAATGTATTTTGCGACTAATCCGGATGCAAAACATGATGAAAGACAGGTACATTATAAAGTAGACAAAGTAGATTTAAAGTTCACAACTGATGCAGGAGTTTTTTCAAAACTTAGGATTGACTATGGGTCAGGAGTTTTAATTAAGGCAATGAAGGGAGTTCATTTTCCACCAGTTGGTATTTTGGATGTTGGGACAGGTTATGGGCCGATTGGATTATTTGCAGCGAAGTTTTGGCCGAATCAGACAGTAGATATGGTAGATGTAAACGAACGTGCTTTAGAATTAGCTAAGAGAAATGCAAAGATCAATCAATTGAATAATGTGAATATCTATTCTTCCAATGCTTATCATGAGATTGCAAGCGATAAGAAGTATGGATTAATTTGTACAAATCCACCAATTCGTGCAGGTAAAAAAGTAGTTGATGAAATTTTGGAAAATGCCAAAGATCATTTAGTAAAAGATGGGGTATTGCTTGTGATTATTCAAAAAAAGCAAGGAGCACCTAGTGCTAAAAAATTACTTGAAGCAACTTTTGGTAATTGTGAAATTTTAGCGCGTGATAAAGGATATTATTTGCTAAAGAGTATAAAAAATTAAACCTAATAGTAGCTTTTTTGAATAATAGTTGATATTATTAAAGCAAGAATTAAAATATACTATTTGTATAGGAGTATAGATATGAAAGCAATCAATATTATCTTAACCATTATTGTAGTTCTTGCAGCGATTGGTCTAACTGCCGTAGCTTTAAATAATAATGCACTATTCGGTATCACAGGCATAGCCTTTATCTATTTTATTGGAGCAGGAGCTTATTTTTTGAATTGTTACACTTTTCATCGCAAAGATTAGTAACTATTTTGCGACGGATTTCTCCCTGATTTGCTATAATTAACTAGAAGTGAGGGAAAAAAGTGCGTTCTAAAGAAGAAAAAGAAAAATTTATGCAACTGGCTTTTAAACAAGCGCAGCAAGCTCAAAGTCAAGGTGAGGTTCCGATTGGCGCAATTGTGGTTGATAAGGCTGGAAATGTAATAGGTGAAGGGTATAATCGGCGTGAGCTCGATGAAGATGCTACACAACATGCAGAATTGATTGCAATTAGGCAAGCCTGTGAAACTTTGGGTTCTTGGCGGCTAATTGATTGTAGCCTTTTTGTAACCCTTGAGCCATGTGCAATGTGTGCTGGAGCAATTATTAATGCTCGTTTAAAAGATGTTTATTATGGAGCATTTGATCCTAAGGCGGGAGCGGCTGGAAGTGTAATTGATCTCTTTAAAGTAGATAAGTTTAATCATCATCCACAAGTTTATGGTGGAATTTACCAGCCTTTAGCTGCTCAAATGTTAAAAGATTTTTTTAGGGCAATTCGAAAGAAGCAAAAAGTAAAAGATAGTGGAAATTTTTCTTAAAATAGAGTATTATTAAATACAGGCAATATCTGACCTCTGAATCGTGTCAGGACCGGAAGGTAGCAGCACTAAGGTTGCTTGGATATGTGCCTTTTTTTGAGACATTTGATCGCTCTTAACTCTTTTAAAGAGTTGAGAGCTTTTTAATTCGGTAAAGGAGTATATATGGCTTATCAAGCGCTTTATCGTAAGTGGCGACCACGTTTATTTGATGATGTAGTAGGCCAAGAAGCGATAACTGATACATTAAAAAATGCAATCAAGCGTGGCAAAGTGTCGCATGCCTTTTTATTTGGCGGTCCGCGAGGAACAGGAAAAACATCTTGTGCGAAAATTTTTGCAAAAGCTCTTAATTGTACGAATTTACAAGACGGAGAACCTTGTAATGAATGCGCTAATTGTATAGCAGCTGATCAAGGAGCAATGAATGATATTATTGAAATCGATGCTGCTTCGAATAATGGAGTAGATGAAATTCGTGATATTAGAGATAAAGTAAAGTATGCTCCAACGCAAGGAAAGTATAAAGTTTACATCATTGATGAGGTTCACATGTTGTCCATGGGTGCATTTAATGCCCTTTTAAAAACTTTGGAAGAACCTCCTGAGCATGTAGTCTTTATTTTAGCAACAACAGAATTGCAAAAAGTTCCCGCAACAATTATTTCAAGAACGCAGCGTTACAACTTTAAACGTATTTCGCAAATGGACTTAATTGCCCGAATGAAAGTAATTTTAAAAGCAGAAAATGTTTCTTATGATGAAAAGGCACTAAAAGTAATTGCACAAGTTGCAGATGGTGGAATGCGGGATAGTTTGAGTATTTTAGATAAAATTTTGTCCTATGACCAAGATCAAATTAAATATGAAGATACTTTAAAAATTACTGGCTTTGCAGCTCAAGAAAAGATTGAAACATTATTCTTACAGTTGATGCAGACGCACACAGAGGATTCCTTAAGCTTGATTAAAGAATTGCTTGCCAGCGGAGCAAGTAGTAAAAATATTTTAAATGAATTGATCGAATTGAGTGTGCAAGCTCTATTAACCAAAAAGGGTGATAAAAGTCATACTTATTTTTTAAATGATTTTGCTAGCTCACTAACTGAGATTCCAGAAGAAAAGTTTTTTAAATTAACAAAGTTAGCAAATGAAGCTTTGAATGATTTAAAGTATACTAATCAGCAAGCAATTCCACTTGATGTTTTTTCAGTTAAAATGACACATCAAGTAAAAGATTCTCCTCAACCTGGTGGAGAGGTTCCTAGTGAAGAATTAAGTGAGTTGCAAAATCAAATAAATAGTTTAACTAGACAAGTACAAAGCTTACTTCATAAATCTGCATTGAATCAAACAAAAAATAAAGATGAAGCTCCTAGGAGTGAAAAAACTGTTATGCCTCAGACAAATGGTGTAGCATATGATAATAAAGAAAAAATTTACCACGTTTTGATGAATGCAACAAAAAATGATTTGGTTAATATAAAGGAAAGCTGGAGTGATGTTCTTTCGACTTTCCCTAATAATAAACAAGCAATGGTAAAAATTCTTGAACCAGTAGCAGCAAGTAATCAAGAAGTAGTTTTGTCATGCAAATATGAATTATGGTTTAAATACACTAATAATGATGTAGAATTATTAGGAGAGCTGGAAGCCCAATTAGCTAAAATGACACAGCACAATTACAAGATTGTGTTAGTGGCTGCTAGGGATTGGCAAAAGGTAAGAGCTGACTTTTTGAGTAAGCACAAAGCTGAATTATTAAATAAGAATAACTCAGAACGACAAACGCCAAAAAGTAATCCAGTTGTAGATAAGGCACAAGAATTATTTGGTGACTTGGTTAATATTAAAGATTAAAGGAGATTTAAAATGGGAAAAAGACCTAATTTTGGTGGAATGGGAAACATGGGAAACATGCAAAACCTAATTAAACAAGCCAAAAAAATGCAAAAGCAAATGGCTGAAGAACAAGCAAATTTATCTACTCAAGAATTTGTGGGTAAATCAGCTGATGATATGGTAGTGGCCACTTTTAGTGGGGATCGTAAGTTAAAAGATATCAAGATTGAAGCTGAAGCAATTGATCCTGAAGATCCAGATATGTTACAAGATTTAATTATTGATGCTGTGAATAAAGGTATTCAAGCAGTAGAAGATGCTACTCAAGCTTCAATGGGAAAATATACTAAAGGACTGATGTAGGAATGCAATATCCTTTGCCAATTACACGTTTAATTGAAAACTATATGAAATTACCAGGAATTGGTGAAAAGACAGCAACTAGACTTGCTTTTTATACATTAGATATGAATAAAAAAGATGTAGAAGATTTTTCTAAATCTTTGGAAGCTGTAAAAAAAGAAATTCATTCATGTTCAATTTGTGGCAATATTACGCAACAAGATCCTTGTGAAATTTGTACAAATGCTAATCGAGATCAATCAACAATTATGGTTGTAGAACAACCTAAAGATGTGATGGCTTTTGAAGAAATGGGCGAATATAGTGGGTTGTACCATGTTCTTCATGGGGTGCTTTCACCAATGGATGGAGTAGGACCAGAAGAAATTAATATCAAGTCTTTAATAAAGAGATTACAAAAAAATGATCAAGTTAAAGAAGTAATTTTGGCGCTCAATTCTACTCCTGAAGGTGAAGCAACTAGTATGTATATTGGAAAATTATTAAAGCCAGCAGGCATTAAAATTACTCGCTTAGCAGCAGGGTTAGCGGTAGGAAGCGATATTGAATATGCAAACTCAATAACACTAAAAAGAGCGGTTCAGGGGAGAACTATCCTATGAGAGAAAAAATTGATATCAAAAAAGTTGGGGATGGTCGATTAATTGCAACAGTTACTAGATTGCAACGACAAATTGCAATGCAAAAAACATTTGAACCGACAACCTTAGATTTGTCTACCGACAACCGGATTGCAGACAAGATTTTACATGCAAAGTATAATTTTTTATATAATGAAGCTAGAAGAAGACATACAGCTTCAAGTAATTCAGATAGTGTAATTACTCAGTAATTAGTTTTATTTAGAGAAAAATTTATACCTAGAGATGAATTGATGAGATAAACCTTAAAAGTTAGCTACTTTTGAGGTTTTTTTCATAACAAAAATTACAATATTGGAATATTATTTGTTGTCTTTTTTAATAAAAAGACAAAAATGTAAAAATTAGTGTAACTAAAAAGTCCATATTTACGGGATATAATCGAACTTTATATATTAAGTTTGTGCTAGAAGGGGTAAAAATAACAAAAAGTGATATAATAAAATAAAAAATAATGGAAAGTAGAAAAAAGAAGGAAAGTTTGGATTATGAAGCACAAGCAAGATGCTAATTTTAAAAATAAACTAAATGGGAAGCAAGAAAGTTTCAGTTTGCGTAAGTATACAGTTGGATTATGCAGCGTATTACTTGGAACCACTTTTTTTGTAATGGGGAATGGAAATATAGTTCATGCGGAAACAGTAGCACCAGATTCGTCTACTGCAGTTGTAGAAAGTAATGCAAAGCCGGTTTCTAAAGAAAGTACTAAAGAAGATCAAGATACTTCTTTAAATAGTGAAGAAACTACTTCTCAAGAAACAAATTTGAAAAGTACCGGCGAAACTAATGAAAAAGTAAATCAAGTTGCTACGCAAGAAAAAGGTGAAGAGGTTACTGAACAAAATAATCAATCTAAGACTGAAACTGGCTTGACTAGTTCACCTTTATACACTGAACAAAATCAAGTACCTGAGTTAAACCTGAATGAGTTATTTACGCAAGAACAATTAGCTCAGTATGGTGATGATGCAAGTATAGCTTGGACAGAAAAGCCGGATGTTTCTAAGATTGGGAATACAAATGGTACAGCTAAGTTAACCTATGAAGATATGGATGCTGATACTCCCATGGCTAAGGATGTCATGGTAGACGTTCCAGTTTTAGTAAGAAAAGCAGAACAAGAAGTTAAAGAAAATCAAGTAAAAAATAGTCTAAATATTATCAACACCGATAATAATTCATTAGTTGCGCATTATGAATGGGTTGGTGATAAGGCTAAGAACGAAGATGAAGAGGAATCTCTTGCAAATAGGGATGCTGTTGAAAGCAATTTTAACACTACGATTGAAGGATTAGGATTTGAGTTGGATGATGAGTCAGAGTTTCCAGAAGACTTAATGAGCTTTGGTACTGCAAACAAAGTTGCAACAGTATTCGTTCATCCAATTAGTGAAACTCCAATTATTAGTGACGCTCCCTACTTTGAAAATGGAGAGGGCGATAGCACTATTGATAATATAGATACCATCCCCAGTGCATCCAGTTATATTGGTAATTTAGGCGCTTTGCCTGTAGGTACGACCATTGAATGGAAAGTTGCTCCAACATATGATTACACCAAAGATGAAGATGGCGATTATGTCAATCCTGAACCGACAAATGATCCAAGTATTAAGGTTACTATTCCAGGCAAAGATCCAATTATTTTAGATAGTAACTTATATGGTGATTCTTTAAAAGAAATTGCAACTTTACCAGCTGATGGCAATGATACCTTACTATTAAAGTCAGATAATGAATTAAAGCTTGGTGCAAGTGTAGACAATGATCCAAGTACTTATGTGACTAATTTAGATTCATTTATTAAAAATTACCTTGAAAATTCGGGTGAAGAAGTAAACGCTGATAATATTCAAAACTTTAAAGATTCATTTAAGTGGACTATTTTACCTAACACTGAGCAAGCTGGTTATACTTTTGGTGTCTTCGATTATAATGATGGTAATGTTGGAAATTTGATTTTATTCAAAGTAAATCCAAATAAAGTGGAGAATTCTAAGAATATCACTAGAACGATTACTTTTGAAGGATTACCAAAAGATATTACTCCAAAGAGTGAATCCCAAATTGTAACTTTTACTCAAGATGGTAATCAAACTTATGTTGATGAACCTATTGCGTATAAGAGTAATAATCCTGTTTGGGAAGAATATTCTGTGCCAGAAGTAAAAGGCTATACACCAGATAAAGTTAAAGTTCCATTGAAAGCAGTAAAATTTAACGATAAAAATGATAATGTCGTTATTACCTACACTGCGAATGAACATACTAGAAAGATTAACTTTGTAGATCCAACTGATAAGACAGTTGGAACTCAAACTGTAAGTGGTAAAACAGGTACAAGTGTAACTCTTGGAAACAATAGTGGTGATACTCCATTGAATATTCCAAGTGGTTACGAAATTGTACCAAATACTGAAGTACCAACTAACGTTCCATTTAACGCAGATAATAAAGATAATGGTGATATTACTGTTCACGTACAAGCAAAGGTTGATACAGTAGATGGACGTCATGATAAGAGTAATAGTGATTACCGTCAAGTAACAAGAACTATTACTGTAAATATAGAAGGTCAAAAGCCACAAGTAGTAACGCAAACGCTTGACTTCTACAGAACTAAGTCAACTAATGAAGTAACCGGTGAAGTGACATACACTGACTGGACTTCAAACATGACTGATAATTCAACCAGTTTCCCAGAAGTAGAAATTCCAAGTGCTGGTGGATACACAAGAACCATCACTGGTGGTGAAATCACTACTAAGGATGGCAAGGATTATGTAGCAGCACACTCAGGCCTAAAAGACGGTACGCCAGTAAGGTAACAGTTAACTATGTCAAAGTAGCTCAAAAAGCTACAATCAAGTACGTAAATAACGCCGATCATAATGATATAGTTGGGACCCAAGAAGTACCAGGAGAAATTGGTGAAACAGTCCCAGTAAAACTTCAAGTACCAGCTAACTGGCAAGTAGTAGGTGGACAAGAAGTACCAAGTTCATTCACATTTGGTTCAACTCCACTTAAGGACACAATTGTTTACGTAGACCACAAGACTGAAGACGTAACTAAGGATCCAAGTGAAAAGGATAATGTCGCCAAGACTATTACTAGAACGATTGAAACTGAAGTAGCAGGTAAGACTACTAAGGTTGAAGATCAAACAGTAACTCTTCAGAGAACCGCAACTAAGGACTTAGCAACTAATGAAGTAACTTATGGTGCTTGGAACACTGCTAAGTTTGATGCAGTGACTGCTCCAGCAGAAGCAGGTTACACCGTAAGTAACCCAGATGCCGCTCCAGAAGTAGCAGTAACAGGAGACACTAGTGATTCAACAGTAACCTTTACTTACACTGCAAATGAACAAACCAGAAAGATTAACTTCGTTGAGCCAAGTGGTAAGACAGTAGGCACTCAAACTGTAAGTGGTAAAACAGGAACAAGTGTAACTATTGGTAATAATAGTGGTGATACTCCATTGAATATTCCAAGTGGTTATGAAGTTGTACCAAATACCAAAGTACCAACCACAGTTCCATTTAATGCAGATAGTAAAGATAATGGTGACATCACTGTTAAGGTTCAACCTAAGATTGATGTAGTTGATGGAGGTACCGATAAGAATAATAGTGATGTTTACCATCAAGTAACCAGAACTATTACTGCAAATATCGAAGGTAAAAAGCCACAAGTAGTAACGCAAACCCTTGACTTCTACAGAACTAAGTCAACTAATGAAGTAACCGGTGAAGTGACATACACTGACTGGACTTCAAATATGACTGATAATTCAATCAGTTTCCCAGAAGTAGAAATTCCAAGTGCTGGTGGATACACTAGAACCATCACTGGTGGTGAAATCACTACTAAGGATGGTAAAGACTACGTAGCTTCAGCTAATGGTTTATCTGATGGAAGTCCAGTGAATAACGTTGTAGTTACTGTCAACTACACTAAGGCAGAACAAACAGCTACAATCAAGTTTGTCAACAACGCTGATCATAATGATGTTGTAAGTACCCAAAAAGTACCAGGAGAAATTGGTGAAACTATCCCAGTAACACTTCAAGTACCAGCTAACTGGCAAGTAGTTGGTGGACAACAAGTACCAAGTTCATTCACATTTGGATCAACCCCACTTAAGGACACGATTGTTTACGTAGAACATGCAACTAAGGATCCAAGTCAAGCAGATAAAGTGAACAAGACTGTAACTAGAACTATTAATTATGTGAATCCAGTAACTAATAAGATAGAAACTTACAAGATTGAATCAGTAACACTTCATAGAACTGCTACTGAAGACTTAGTAACAGGAGAAGTAACTTACAGTGCTTGGAACACAAAAGATGCTAAGTTTGATGCAGTAACAGCCCCAGAAATTGCAGGTTACACAGTAACTAATCCAGATGCGGCTTCAGAAGTAGCAGTAACAGGAAATACTAGTGATTCAACAGTAACCTTTACTTACACTGCCAATGACCATACTCAAGTAATTAATTACGTCGATCCAGCTGGTAAGATAATTAAGACTTACAAGGTGAATGGTAAGACGAATGAGACTGTTCTTACTAATATCCAAAGTAATGTACCAGAAGGATGGGTGATTACGAATAAGACAGTTCCAGATAAAATTACATTTGGTTCAAATAATCCAGCACCAATTATTATTTACGTGGAAAAAGAGGTAAAACCGACTATAGATTCTGGTAAGAATATTCCAGCGCCTGAAGTTAACCCAGATACCTCAACTCCAGCGACTAAAGATAGTGGAAATCCAGTAACCCCACAAATTCCTCAAACTAGTCAACCAACTATTTCCACTAAACCAGTTCCTAATCCAATTGTTGTTCCTACTGGGAAACTTCCAGAAGCTTCTACTGGAATTAAGAATAAAACTGATTTTCCCAAGGGTACTAAGTACACTTGGAAGAAGACCCCAGAGACTGCCGAAGCTGGAAAAATAACAGGAACAGTGGTAGTAACTTATCCAAATGGTGAAACTCTTGAAGTGCCAGTTATTATTACTGTTGCGCCCCATGCTAAAGACACCAAAGGAGAATCAAAAGTTCATAGAACACCTGCTAAATTACGTAAAACTTATACCACCCGTCGGGAAACTTCTCGCTATCTTGGTAATTCTCTTTCTGTAAAAGAAAAGAAACGATTTGATCAGAGAAATCTTTCTAAAGGAAAAAATAACCAGGCTAAAGTTTTACCACAAACTGGTAATCAAGCAAATAAAGCAAGTGTTTTAGGGTTAATGATTGCTAGTGTAGGTGCAATTTTAGGACTAGCTGTAAGTAAGAAACAAAGAAAATAAAACTTACTGGATATAATTAAGTTCATAATATTAATGAAATTTGCTCGAAAATTTAAATTTTTTGGGCTTTTTCTTTTCTTCTTAAACTTAGTTAAAACAAACACTGTCATTAATTTAGATTTTCCAGTACAATGCAAAGTGGAGGAAATTATTCATGCAAGGATACTTAATTACAGTTGAAGGCCCTGATGGTGCCGGTAAGACTACTGTCTTAAACGAAATTATTAAAAGAATTTCGCCCAAATTAAAATACCCATATTTAGTTACAAGAGAACCAGGTGGATCTCAAATCTCAGAAAACATACGTAAAATCATTTTGGATCCTCATAATAATGAAATGGATGCAACTACCGAAGCACTTTTATATGCGGCTTCGCGTAGTCAACATGTTCACGAGGTGCTATTACCAGCTTTAAAGAAAGGAAAAATTATTTTTTCTGATCGTTTTGTAGATAGTTCTTTAGCTTATCAAGGAATGGGAAGAAAACTAGGAATTGATGAAGTGAAATTAATTAATGATTTTGCTACAGAACATTTAGAACCACAGCTAACATTATTTTTAGATATTAAGCCAGAAGATGGCTTGGCTAGGATAAAGAAAGAACGACCTGATCAAGAAGACCGATTGGAACAAGAAAAATTAAGTTTTCATGAGCAAGTGTACCAAGGTTATCAAGAGGTACTTAAAAAGTATCCGGCAAGAATGCATCGCATTGATGCCAACCAAAAGCTTGATGATGTAGTACAAAATAGCATTGAAGTAATTCAAAATAACTTACCAGAAATTTTTAAATAAAATG
This genomic window contains:
- the rplL gene encoding 50S ribosomal protein L7/L12 gives rise to the protein MALDTDKIIEALKDASILELNDLVKAIEDEFGVSAAAPVAAAGAAGGDAGKTEFDVELTDVGQEKVKVIKVVRDITGLGLKDSKDLVDGAPKNVKEAVSEDEANDIKAKLEEVGATVTVK
- the recR gene encoding recombination mediator RecR, whose protein sequence is MQYPLPITRLIENYMKLPGIGEKTATRLAFYTLDMNKKDVEDFSKSLEAVKKEIHSCSICGNITQQDPCEICTNANRDQSTIMVVEQPKDVMAFEEMGEYSGLYHVLHGVLSPMDGVGPEEINIKSLIKRLQKNDQVKEVILALNSTPEGEATSMYIGKLLKPAGIKITRLAAGLAVGSDIEYANSITLKRAVQGRTIL
- a CDS encoding ion channel; the encoded protein is MKNTKIKFSLSRKNIYNWVIAFIAIFSILLIVLDYAAVINLNTTHSKWFWINNALLAILAVDYFWQLFRSKNKKEYVKNNIFELLSILPISLVFIWIIMTEVGFLIPIRFLRLIRLTGLMGRLRKIFHNSGFLYVIYFSLTFLLLGSIGIALTEHVSLDEAFWWAISTASTVGYSDVSSKSLVAHTLIGKFVTLVMIFLGIGVMGILTSTLTTYLVKRDSNKELLSDDDSIRLILKKLENLEQQNENLVRQNQEIQQELNNLKSAQNKGPEGIEKLEKWFKHRNPKK
- a CDS encoding class I SAM-dependent methyltransferase produces the protein MAEKNQMYFATNPDAKHDERQVHYKVDKVDLKFTTDAGVFSKLRIDYGSGVLIKAMKGVHFPPVGILDVGTGYGPIGLFAAKFWPNQTVDMVDVNERALELAKRNAKINQLNNVNIYSSNAYHEIASDKKYGLICTNPPIRAGKKVVDEILENAKDHLVKDGVLLVIIQKKQGAPSAKKLLEATFGNCEILARDKGYYLLKSIKN
- a CDS encoding mucin-binding protein; its protein translation is MKHKQDANFKNKLNGKQESFSLRKYTVGLCSVLLGTTFFVMGNGNIVHAETVAPDSSTAVVESNAKPVSKESTKEDQDTSLNSEETTSQETNLKSTGETNEKVNQVATQEKGEEVTEQNNQSKTETGLTSSPLYTEQNQVPELNLNELFTQEQLAQYGDDASIAWTEKPDVSKIGNTNGTAKLTYEDMDADTPMAKDVMVDVPVLVRKAEQEVKENQVKNSLNIINTDNNSLVAHYEWVGDKAKNEDEEESLANRDAVESNFNTTIEGLGFELDDESEFPEDLMSFGTANKVATVFVHPISETPIISDAPYFENGEGDSTIDNIDTIPSASSYIGNLGALPVGTTIEWKVAPTYDYTKDEDGDYVNPEPTNDPSIKVTIPGKDPIILDSNLYGDSLKEIATLPADGNDTLLLKSDNELKLGASVDNDPSTYVTNLDSFIKNYLENSGEEVNADNIQNFKDSFKWTILPNTEQAGYTFGVFDYNDGNVGNLILFKVNPNKVENSKNITRTITFEGLPKDITPKSESQIVTFTQDGNQTYVDEPIAYKSNNPVWEEYSVPEVKGYTPDKVKVPLKAVKFNDKNDNVVITYTANEHTRKINFVDPTDKTVGTQTVSGKTGTSVTLGNNSGDTPLNIPSGYEIVPNTEVPTNVPFNADNKDNGDITVHVQAKVDTVDGRHDKSNSDYRQVTRTITVNIEGQKPQVVTQTLDFYRTKSTNEVTGEVTYTDWTSNMTDNSTSFPEVEIPSAGGYTRTITGGEITTKDGKDYVAAHSGLKDGTPVR
- a CDS encoding YaaL family protein, translating into MREKIDIKKVGDGRLIATVTRLQRQIAMQKTFEPTTLDLSTDNRIADKILHAKYNFLYNEARRRHTASSNSDSVITQ
- the dnaX gene encoding DNA polymerase III subunit gamma/tau; translation: MAYQALYRKWRPRLFDDVVGQEAITDTLKNAIKRGKVSHAFLFGGPRGTGKTSCAKIFAKALNCTNLQDGEPCNECANCIAADQGAMNDIIEIDAASNNGVDEIRDIRDKVKYAPTQGKYKVYIIDEVHMLSMGAFNALLKTLEEPPEHVVFILATTELQKVPATIISRTQRYNFKRISQMDLIARMKVILKAENVSYDEKALKVIAQVADGGMRDSLSILDKILSYDQDQIKYEDTLKITGFAAQEKIETLFLQLMQTHTEDSLSLIKELLASGASSKNILNELIELSVQALLTKKGDKSHTYFLNDFASSLTEIPEEKFFKLTKLANEALNDLKYTNQQAIPLDVFSVKMTHQVKDSPQPGGEVPSEELSELQNQINSLTRQVQSLLHKSALNQTKNKDEAPRSEKTVMPQTNGVAYDNKEKIYHVLMNATKNDLVNIKESWSDVLSTFPNNKQAMVKILEPVAASNQEVVLSCKYELWFKYTNNDVELLGELEAQLAKMTQHNYKIVLVAARDWQKVRADFLSKHKAELLNKNNSERQTPKSNPVVDKAQELFGDLVNIKD
- a CDS encoding YbaB/EbfC family nucleoid-associated protein; its protein translation is MGKRPNFGGMGNMGNMQNLIKQAKKMQKQMAEEQANLSTQEFVGKSADDMVVATFSGDRKLKDIKIEAEAIDPEDPDMLQDLIIDAVNKGIQAVEDATQASMGKYTKGLM
- the tadA gene encoding tRNA adenosine(34) deaminase TadA is translated as MRSKEEKEKFMQLAFKQAQQAQSQGEVPIGAIVVDKAGNVIGEGYNRRELDEDATQHAELIAIRQACETLGSWRLIDCSLFVTLEPCAMCAGAIINARLKDVYYGAFDPKAGAAGSVIDLFKVDKFNHHPQVYGGIYQPLAAQMLKDFFRAIRKKQKVKDSGNFS